The following are from one region of the Methanomassiliicoccales archaeon LGM-DZ1 genome:
- a CDS encoding APC family permease yields MAEASSPSESYGTSVEGTSELARTIDWKQGVIIAMGVPILILPSLYDLSGTLWAMSIAIWVISVLQGFLQNMAIGEMAANFGVSGIGACAQYVFDDEEKYRGKKVNWGKFIGAFTAWSYWFTWTPVIPIFTIMTGTYLQSEYFDEYIGFMADIDPTVLNLVLGAIIYGVIVGIGSRGLSGGATAQLILSLITIVPLVIVVAIPFIDGSFSLDTVSRDWTSPDWEWDANGFMLVFGFLATAQWSACAWESCATYGAEYKDPGHDLPKALIACGLICLFMYFIVSLSVFGTLGYDGVDVAGYATLAPLCVSDFGDEGALVALILLVAGMVMLIQTAFLGSSRTLFAMSQNGNMPKLLSKTNKNGAPIYAMFFQFAVGMCLIPLGTPGMILAASSFGFCFALGMAMICFLKTHYDPKFKDRPRVWNAPKGWVYVAAGLAIYQFFILIPCLAYESNYLFGPSSVVVGAIILLAYIPLWFALQAKEKKAGSVPTATAASGTDPGNGD; encoded by the coding sequence ATGGCAGAAGCAAGCAGTCCCAGCGAAAGCTATGGAACTTCAGTTGAAGGTACGTCGGAGCTCGCGAGGACCATCGATTGGAAACAGGGAGTCATCATCGCGATGGGCGTGCCCATCCTGATCCTGCCGTCCCTGTACGACCTATCGGGGACCCTGTGGGCGATGAGCATCGCCATCTGGGTCATATCGGTCCTGCAGGGTTTCCTGCAGAACATGGCCATCGGAGAGATGGCGGCCAATTTCGGCGTGTCCGGCATCGGGGCATGCGCCCAGTATGTTTTCGACGATGAGGAGAAGTACCGCGGGAAGAAGGTCAATTGGGGTAAGTTCATAGGCGCGTTCACCGCCTGGTCCTATTGGTTCACGTGGACCCCGGTCATCCCGATCTTCACGATCATGACCGGGACGTACCTCCAGAGCGAGTACTTCGACGAGTACATCGGCTTCATGGCGGACATCGACCCGACCGTCCTCAACCTGGTGCTCGGGGCCATCATCTACGGAGTCATCGTCGGCATCGGATCGAGAGGGCTCTCCGGCGGCGCCACGGCGCAGCTGATCCTCTCGCTGATAACCATCGTCCCGCTGGTCATCGTCGTGGCCATCCCGTTCATCGACGGGTCCTTCAGCCTGGACACCGTCAGCAGGGACTGGACCTCCCCCGACTGGGAGTGGGACGCCAACGGGTTCATGCTGGTGTTCGGGTTCCTGGCGACCGCCCAGTGGAGCGCCTGCGCATGGGAGTCCTGCGCCACTTACGGCGCGGAGTACAAGGACCCCGGGCACGACCTGCCCAAGGCGCTCATCGCCTGCGGCCTCATCTGCCTGTTCATGTACTTCATCGTCTCGCTGTCGGTGTTCGGCACCCTCGGCTACGACGGCGTCGACGTCGCAGGATATGCGACCCTGGCCCCTCTCTGCGTGAGCGACTTCGGTGACGAGGGGGCCCTCGTCGCCCTGATCCTGCTCGTCGCAGGCATGGTCATGCTGATCCAGACGGCCTTCCTCGGTTCATCGAGGACGCTCTTCGCGATGAGCCAGAACGGCAACATGCCGAAGCTCCTCAGCAAGACGAACAAGAACGGGGCCCCCATCTACGCCATGTTCTTCCAGTTCGCGGTCGGCATGTGCCTGATCCCCCTCGGCACCCCGGGAATGATCCTGGCGGCCTCGTCGTTCGGGTTCTGCTTCGCGCTGGGGATGGCGATGATCTGCTTCCTCAAGACCCACTACGACCCGAAGTTCAAGGACAGGCCCAGGGTATGGAACGCGCCCAAGGGCTGGGTATATGTCGCCGCCGGATTGGCGATCTACCAGTTCTTCATACTGATTCCCTGCCTGGCGTACGAGTCCAACTACCTGTTCGGGCCGTCGTCCGTGGTCGTAGGGGCGATCATACTCCTGGCCTACATCCCGCTCTGGTTCGCACTGCAGGCCAAGGAGAAGAAGGCCGGGAGCGTCCCCACGGCCACCGCGGCCTCCGGGACCGATCCCGGGAACGGGGACTGA
- a CDS encoding transcriptional regulator, producing the protein MTVEDLISGMLREEGGFQKAFQNILDDELHMSLSEFCSVSGLSQSTMYKILEERREPNLRTVRQIVNALKQIYGKDKQKFTAVIAASSFMEGLPKSFDTGAGGTIAIREYTVSTVEDAVIAAVRAGRDGAVGIICAPIVASTIEKISTVPVYPVMPFDSVMKIIDVLKERY; encoded by the coding sequence ATGACCGTGGAAGACCTCATATCGGGGATGCTCAGGGAGGAGGGAGGTTTCCAGAAGGCCTTCCAGAACATCCTCGACGACGAGCTCCATATGTCCCTCAGCGAGTTCTGCTCGGTGTCGGGGCTGTCCCAGAGCACCATGTACAAGATCCTCGAGGAGAGGAGGGAGCCCAACCTGCGCACCGTGAGGCAGATTGTAAACGCCCTGAAGCAGATCTACGGCAAGGACAAGCAGAAGTTCACTGCCGTCATCGCCGCCTCATCGTTCATGGAGGGCCTCCCCAAGAGCTTCGACACGGGCGCCGGGGGCACCATCGCCATCCGCGAGTACACGGTCTCCACCGTGGAGGATGCTGTCATCGCCGCAGTGCGTGCAGGCAGGGACGGCGCGGTCGGCATCATCTGCGCGCCCATCGTGGCGTCCACCATCGAGAAGATCTCGACGGTGCCGGTATACCCCGTCATGCCGTTCGACAGCGTGATGAAGATCATCGATGTGCTGAAGGAACGCTACTGA
- a CDS encoding CDC48 family AAA ATPase, whose protein sequence is MTSLILRVDAPKRLKEAGYGRARLDPEAYSSLELTIGSIVRITGKNTAVAKIFRSDPEDAGSGIIRIDGLTRTSAGVSIGENVKVERIDPGRAVRVVLAPNIPPGTHIAVDDNFAGIFKSNLIGRPVVKGLDITVPNVSLMGNRSVFRVVSSDPPEAVISDTTDLVILEGPESPAGKKRGKAKFGRESKFTTYDDIGGLDDELRRIREMIELPLKHPELFERMGISAPKGVLLYGPPGTGKTLIAEALANESGASFLTIRGPEIVGKYYGESEAHLREIFDQAEKSAPSIIFIDEIDSIAPNRERADSETERRIVAQLLTLMDGMGGRGNVVVIGATNQEDSIDPALRRPGRFDREIEIGIPNLEGRRSILEVHTRSMPLAEDVDLDALAHTTHGFVGADLAALCREAAMKCLGRYMKDVDLDRKVPAEVLEKMKVGMDDFSAAFSEVEPSGMREVSVEVPKVTWDDIGGLDDIRREMTEVLMPGEERKDFERLGISAGKGVLLYGPPGTGKTLIAKAMANQADANFILVNGPELLNKFVGQGEENLRKIFKRARQMAPSIIFFDELDSLAPRRAGDEASRATDSMVAQLLTALDGVEQLKNVLVIGATNRPDMIDPAVLRPGRLDRMILVGKPSEDARLSILKVHTRRMPLADDVDLEELAARTEGYVGADLATVCREAGLAAYHEDPKIEYVHMRHFEKAMGMVRPSVDDMTYKAYSDMAAEARSSKKGKWDNNQLYG, encoded by the coding sequence ATGACTTCCCTGATCCTGCGCGTAGACGCGCCGAAACGCCTGAAGGAGGCCGGCTACGGAAGGGCCCGCCTCGACCCCGAGGCGTACTCATCGCTGGAACTCACCATAGGCAGCATAGTCAGGATCACCGGCAAGAACACCGCGGTCGCCAAGATATTCCGCAGCGACCCGGAGGATGCCGGTTCCGGGATCATCAGGATAGACGGCCTCACCAGGACCTCGGCCGGCGTCTCCATAGGGGAGAACGTCAAGGTCGAGAGGATAGACCCGGGCCGGGCGGTGAGGGTCGTCCTCGCCCCGAACATACCTCCCGGGACCCACATCGCCGTCGACGACAATTTCGCCGGCATCTTCAAGAGCAACCTCATCGGGAGGCCGGTCGTCAAAGGGCTGGACATCACCGTGCCGAACGTATCTCTCATGGGGAACCGCTCCGTGTTTAGAGTGGTGTCGTCGGACCCGCCCGAGGCCGTCATCTCCGACACCACCGACCTGGTGATCCTCGAAGGGCCCGAGTCCCCCGCCGGCAAGAAGCGCGGGAAGGCCAAGTTCGGAAGGGAGAGCAAGTTCACCACCTACGACGACATCGGCGGCCTCGACGACGAGCTGAGGCGCATCAGGGAGATGATCGAGCTCCCGCTGAAGCACCCCGAGCTGTTCGAGAGGATGGGGATATCCGCTCCGAAGGGCGTCCTCCTCTACGGGCCCCCGGGGACCGGGAAGACCCTCATCGCTGAGGCTCTGGCTAATGAGTCCGGGGCCAGTTTCCTGACCATCCGCGGGCCGGAGATCGTCGGGAAGTACTACGGCGAGTCGGAGGCGCACCTGAGGGAGATCTTCGATCAGGCCGAGAAGTCCGCGCCGTCGATCATCTTCATCGACGAGATCGACTCCATCGCCCCCAACAGGGAACGCGCCGACTCGGAGACCGAGCGCAGGATCGTGGCTCAGCTTCTGACCCTCATGGACGGCATGGGAGGCCGCGGGAACGTGGTGGTCATCGGGGCCACCAACCAGGAGGATTCCATCGACCCGGCGCTGAGGCGCCCGGGGAGGTTCGACAGGGAGATCGAGATCGGCATACCCAACCTCGAGGGCAGGAGGTCCATCCTCGAGGTGCACACCAGGTCCATGCCGCTCGCCGAGGACGTCGACCTCGATGCGCTGGCACATACCACTCACGGCTTCGTCGGGGCCGACCTCGCCGCCCTCTGCAGGGAAGCGGCGATGAAATGCCTAGGCCGCTACATGAAGGACGTCGACCTCGACAGGAAGGTCCCGGCCGAGGTGCTGGAGAAGATGAAGGTGGGCATGGACGATTTCTCGGCCGCCTTCAGCGAGGTCGAGCCCAGCGGCATGAGGGAGGTGTCCGTGGAGGTCCCGAAGGTCACCTGGGACGACATCGGCGGGCTGGACGACATAAGGCGCGAGATGACCGAGGTCCTCATGCCGGGGGAGGAGCGCAAGGACTTCGAGCGCCTGGGCATCTCCGCCGGGAAGGGCGTCCTCCTCTACGGGCCCCCCGGGACCGGGAAGACCCTCATCGCCAAGGCGATGGCCAACCAGGCGGACGCCAACTTCATCCTGGTGAACGGCCCGGAGCTGCTCAACAAGTTCGTCGGGCAGGGGGAAGAGAACCTCAGGAAGATCTTCAAGCGCGCCAGGCAGATGGCCCCGTCGATCATCTTCTTCGACGAGCTGGATTCCCTGGCGCCCAGGAGGGCGGGGGACGAGGCGTCGAGGGCGACCGACAGCATGGTCGCGCAGCTCCTTACCGCCCTGGACGGCGTGGAGCAGCTGAAGAACGTCCTGGTCATCGGAGCGACCAACAGGCCCGACATGATCGACCCGGCGGTCCTGAGGCCCGGGCGCCTGGACAGGATGATCCTGGTCGGGAAGCCCTCCGAGGACGCCAGACTCAGCATACTGAAGGTCCACACGCGCAGGATGCCGCTGGCAGACGACGTCGACCTGGAGGAGCTGGCCGCCCGCACCGAGGGTTACGTCGGGGCCGACCTGGCGACCGTCTGCAGGGAGGCCGGGCTGGCCGCCTACCATGAGGACCCGAAGATCGAGTACGTGCACATGAGGCACTTCGAGAAGGCGATGGGAATGGTCAGGCCGTCCGTCGACGACATGACCTACAAGGCGTACTCCGACATGGCCGCCGAGGCCCGCAGCAGCAAGAAGGGCAAATGGGACAATAACCAGCTCTACGGATGA
- a CDS encoding tRNA uridine(34) 5-carboxymethylaminomethyl modification radical SAM/GNAT enzyme Elp3, with the protein MGNEVPQRIAEALRSGEVSDRDSLQRLKMKLCSELGPDKVPPNSEVLALLSGEERERFLPLLVKKPVKTVSGVSAVAVMTSPYPCPHGKCAYCPGGVENNSPQSYTGKEPAARRAAMNHYDPYDQVASRISQLEEVGHPSSKIDLIIMGGNFTSRDPMYREWFVKRCFDAMNGRPAASLEEAQAINGSAEHRCVGLTVESRPDYLMTDKAVEEMMRLGATRVELGVQILDDEVLKKVSRGHGVAETVRATEVCRRHGLLVCYHIMPGLPGSSPENDLRCFRRLFSDPAFRPDGLKFYPALVIPGTEMHRWWEAGEYVPPDTATAVALLSEMKSQVPEYVRIQRIQRDIPVPEIAAGIMQSNLRQLVQENMAKEGLSCRCIRCREAGRSGLPPEGPDGAELKTQTYEASGGTEHFISFETGDRIIGYVRLRTDGSGTARIRELRVAGQETAVGKEAEGWQHRGYGKRLLAEAEAAAAREGCTRMCVTSAPGAREYYAKLGYTPAPPYMVKDL; encoded by the coding sequence ATGGGAAACGAGGTCCCCCAACGCATCGCGGAGGCCCTCAGGTCCGGGGAGGTCTCCGACCGCGATTCCCTCCAGCGCCTCAAGATGAAGCTGTGCTCCGAGCTGGGGCCCGACAAGGTCCCGCCGAACTCAGAGGTGCTGGCACTTCTGAGCGGGGAGGAGAGGGAGAGGTTCCTGCCCCTGCTGGTCAAGAAGCCAGTGAAGACAGTGTCGGGCGTCTCCGCGGTGGCCGTCATGACCTCCCCGTACCCCTGCCCCCACGGCAAGTGCGCCTACTGCCCCGGCGGGGTCGAGAACAACTCCCCCCAGTCCTACACCGGCAAGGAGCCGGCAGCCAGGAGGGCGGCGATGAACCATTACGACCCGTACGACCAGGTCGCCTCGAGGATATCCCAGCTGGAGGAGGTCGGTCACCCATCATCCAAGATCGACCTGATCATCATGGGAGGGAACTTCACCTCCCGCGACCCGATGTACCGGGAATGGTTCGTCAAGAGGTGCTTCGACGCCATGAACGGCCGTCCCGCAGCCTCGCTGGAGGAGGCGCAGGCGATCAACGGGTCTGCGGAGCACAGGTGCGTCGGGCTCACGGTGGAGTCCCGCCCCGACTACCTCATGACAGACAAAGCTGTAGAGGAGATGATGCGCCTCGGCGCCACCAGGGTGGAGCTCGGGGTGCAGATCCTCGACGATGAAGTTCTGAAGAAGGTCAGCAGGGGCCACGGCGTGGCCGAGACGGTCAGGGCCACCGAGGTCTGCCGGAGGCACGGGCTCCTGGTGTGCTACCACATCATGCCGGGACTTCCCGGCTCCTCGCCCGAAAACGACCTCAGGTGCTTCCGCAGGCTGTTCTCCGACCCGGCGTTCCGCCCGGACGGCCTGAAGTTCTATCCTGCCCTGGTGATCCCAGGTACCGAGATGCACAGGTGGTGGGAGGCAGGGGAATACGTCCCTCCGGACACGGCCACGGCGGTCGCCCTCCTGTCAGAGATGAAGTCCCAGGTCCCCGAGTACGTCAGGATACAGCGCATACAGAGGGACATCCCGGTCCCGGAGATCGCCGCCGGCATAATGCAGAGCAACCTGCGCCAGCTGGTGCAGGAGAACATGGCGAAGGAGGGGCTCTCCTGCAGGTGCATCCGCTGCCGCGAGGCGGGCAGGAGCGGGCTCCCGCCGGAAGGGCCGGACGGCGCGGAGCTGAAGACCCAGACCTACGAGGCGTCCGGCGGGACGGAGCATTTCATATCGTTCGAGACAGGAGACAGGATAATCGGCTACGTACGCCTGAGGACGGACGGCAGCGGGACCGCCCGCATACGCGAGCTCAGGGTCGCGGGGCAGGAGACGGCCGTTGGGAAGGAGGCCGAGGGATGGCAGCACAGGGGCTACGGGAAGAGGCTCCTCGCCGAGGCCGAGGCGGCAGCGGCCCGGGAAGGATGCACCCGCATGTGCGTCACATCCGCGCCGGGGGCCAGGGAGTATTATGCCAAGCTCGGCTACACTCCCGCCCCGCCTTACATGGTCAAGGACCTCTGA
- a CDS encoding DNA-directed RNA polymerase subunit H — MAAETDSFNILRHNLVPEHHLLSEEEAEEVLKKLGVTRDQLPKIKTTDAVIRVLEQIHGPIDEGRIVKIIRKSETAQEFTVYRLVTKG; from the coding sequence ATGGCAGCAGAAACTGACTCCTTCAACATTCTCAGGCACAATCTCGTGCCCGAGCACCATCTACTCTCAGAAGAGGAGGCCGAGGAGGTCCTGAAGAAGCTGGGCGTCACCCGCGACCAGCTTCCCAAGATCAAGACCACGGACGCGGTCATCCGGGTGCTCGAGCAGATCCACGGGCCGATAGACGAGGGAAGGATCGTCAAGATCATCAGGAAGTCGGAGACGGCGCAGGAGTTCACCGTCTACAGGCTCGTAACCAAAGGGTGA
- a CDS encoding transcriptional regulator, whose amino-acid sequence MFELQVVSNTPMTGVDDIDVLAETFLTQIGYLSKGYDPRGSGALTLRESIPYRIFMDFFMKNPSKAWAAEEIAALLDTTKPTVYRYINKLKSMDIVEYTDVQGADGQVRRGYRLRYGDLSKAWSFCEANVKMAMDNYRKTVERFGQLAKERAEKS is encoded by the coding sequence ATGTTCGAGCTCCAGGTGGTATCCAACACTCCCATGACCGGCGTGGACGATATTGACGTCCTCGCCGAGACGTTCCTAACGCAGATCGGCTACCTTTCTAAGGGCTACGACCCGAGGGGGAGCGGGGCGCTCACCCTGAGGGAGAGCATCCCTTACAGGATCTTCATGGACTTCTTCATGAAGAACCCCTCCAAGGCATGGGCGGCCGAGGAGATCGCCGCCCTCCTGGACACCACCAAGCCCACCGTCTACCGCTACATCAACAAGCTGAAGTCGATGGACATCGTCGAGTACACCGATGTCCAGGGCGCCGACGGCCAGGTCAGGCGCGGATACCGCCTGAGATACGGCGACCTGTCCAAAGCGTGGTCGTTCTGCGAGGCCAACGTGAAGATGGCCATGGACAACTACCGCAAGACCGTTGAGAGGTTCGGGCAGCTTGCGAAGGAAAGGGCGGAGAAGAGCTGA
- a CDS encoding DNA-directed RNA polymerase subunit B — protein sequence MRDLVNLYFRDKNIVNHHIESFNDFLATIDNPNSRMQRIVDDIRVPTDDAVRGIIKLDPEKTGGRDIEIVIGRARNDEGAIDPQSKPTIRIDRPQINEANGYKHDISPMEARLRNLNYMSPVYVRFEVYEDGIRQDLENDGWVHIGDLPMMVKSKGCNLCRASIEERLERKLTEEEYLQELIKEKEDPREPGGYFIIGGTERVLITLEDLAPNRVMVEYNERYGAAVETAKVFSQREGYRALTQVEKKKDGTLMVSVPVVNGEIPLIALMKALGMEKDSDIYDTIVSDDGMANIVYANIEGSFDINSKTNLPVTQSPPGPQDKILPGYHTTEDALLYLERNFAAGQAKEYRIKKVESILDRSLLPHLGDSKEDRMKKAIYLGRIAKSVLELSLGLRKADDKDHYANKRLKLSGDLMEDLFRTSFSSLMKDLKYQMERNVGRKKSDFSVASSIRPDLFTHKLLHALATGNWVGGRAGVSQLLDRTSNMSSVSHLRRITSSLTRSQPHFEARDLHPTQWGRLCPSETPEGQNCGLVKNAALIINVSESYPEEDVIRMLREFGLASVNDESTRVFVNGNLVGTYPDPEKLVSEIRERRRYGLISQDINIRYDDEMGEVIINSDDGRLRRPLLVLKDGRTVLTRKHIEGIRDGKISWDDLFRDGILEWLDAEEEEDSLVLVSPYDLPARCPECGHALSETDVDWMNVGKADRECELTCRWCHKTFRVPSNIIGPDGKCDYTHMEVDPMIIIGVAAGIVPYPEHNSAPRITMGAAMAKQALGVATSNYRIRPDTRGHLMHYPQVPMVQTQAMDYIGYKYRPAGQNFCIAVLSYHGYNIEDAIVMNKSSVQRGLGRTTFMRSYRAEERRYPGGQEDHFEIPSPDIEGVRADEAYQNLGEDGLISPECFVSGSDVLIGKTSPPKFLEEETDFMSTKKRRETSVTVRPGEQGYVDSVILTESENGSRLVRVKVRDQRIPELGDKFCSRFGQKGVVGRLVDQCDMPFTTDGITPDLVVNPHGIPSRMTVGHVLEMIAGKVGSMEGRTIDGTAFSGENEESIRDGLVRNGFNRSGKEIMYDGRTGRMIQTEVYTGVIFYEKLHHMVSGKLHVRSRGPVQILTRQPTEGRSRQGGLRFGEMERDCLIGHGAAMVIKDRLLDESDGTQQYVCGNPKCGHIAVMNRFGQLRCPVCGNTTSIYLVQTSYAFKLLMDELLSLGVAMRLQLEDLS from the coding sequence ATGAGGGACCTAGTAAATCTTTATTTCAGGGACAAGAACATCGTAAACCACCACATCGAGTCCTTCAACGACTTCCTGGCGACGATCGACAATCCCAACAGCAGGATGCAGAGGATCGTCGACGACATCAGGGTGCCGACGGACGACGCCGTCAGGGGCATCATCAAGCTCGACCCCGAGAAGACCGGCGGAAGGGACATCGAGATCGTCATCGGGAGGGCGAGGAACGACGAGGGCGCCATCGACCCCCAGTCCAAGCCCACCATCAGGATCGACCGCCCGCAGATCAACGAGGCGAACGGATACAAGCACGACATCTCGCCCATGGAGGCCAGGCTCAGGAACCTGAACTACATGTCCCCGGTGTACGTCCGCTTCGAGGTCTACGAGGACGGCATCAGGCAGGACCTCGAGAACGACGGCTGGGTCCACATCGGGGACCTCCCCATGATGGTGAAGTCCAAAGGATGCAACCTCTGCCGCGCCAGCATCGAGGAGCGCCTCGAGCGCAAGCTGACCGAGGAGGAGTACCTGCAGGAGCTCATCAAGGAGAAGGAGGACCCCAGGGAGCCCGGAGGGTACTTCATCATCGGAGGGACCGAGAGGGTGCTCATCACCCTCGAGGACCTCGCCCCCAACCGCGTCATGGTCGAGTACAACGAGCGCTACGGCGCCGCCGTCGAGACCGCCAAGGTCTTCTCCCAGCGCGAGGGCTACCGCGCACTGACCCAGGTGGAGAAGAAGAAGGACGGCACCCTCATGGTCTCCGTCCCCGTCGTCAACGGAGAGATCCCCCTGATCGCCCTGATGAAGGCGCTCGGCATGGAGAAGGATTCCGACATCTACGACACCATCGTCTCCGATGACGGCATGGCGAACATCGTCTACGCCAACATCGAGGGGTCCTTCGACATCAACTCGAAGACCAACCTGCCGGTGACCCAGTCCCCGCCCGGGCCCCAGGACAAGATCCTGCCCGGATACCACACCACCGAGGACGCCCTGCTCTACCTCGAGAGGAACTTCGCCGCCGGCCAGGCCAAGGAATACAGGATCAAGAAGGTCGAGTCCATCCTCGACAGGTCCCTGCTGCCCCACCTCGGCGACTCCAAGGAAGACCGCATGAAGAAGGCCATCTACCTCGGCAGGATCGCGAAGTCCGTCCTCGAGCTCTCGCTCGGGCTCAGGAAGGCCGACGACAAGGACCACTACGCCAACAAGAGGCTCAAGCTGTCCGGCGACCTCATGGAGGACCTCTTCAGGACCAGCTTCTCCAGCCTCATGAAGGACCTCAAGTACCAGATGGAGAGGAACGTCGGCAGGAAGAAGTCCGACTTCTCCGTCGCCTCCAGCATCAGGCCCGACCTGTTCACCCACAAGCTGCTCCACGCCCTCGCGACCGGCAACTGGGTCGGCGGGCGCGCCGGTGTCTCCCAGCTGCTCGACAGGACCTCCAACATGTCGTCCGTGTCCCACCTCAGGAGGATCACCTCCTCCCTGACCAGGTCCCAGCCCCACTTCGAGGCCCGTGACCTGCACCCCACCCAGTGGGGGAGGCTCTGCCCCTCCGAGACCCCCGAGGGACAGAACTGCGGCCTGGTGAAGAACGCCGCCCTGATCATCAACGTCTCCGAGTCCTACCCGGAGGAGGACGTCATCAGGATGCTCAGGGAGTTCGGGCTCGCCTCCGTCAACGACGAGAGCACCCGCGTCTTCGTCAACGGGAACCTCGTCGGTACCTACCCCGACCCCGAGAAGCTCGTCTCCGAGATCAGGGAGCGCAGGAGGTACGGCCTGATATCCCAGGACATCAACATCCGCTACGACGACGAGATGGGCGAGGTCATCATCAACTCCGACGACGGAAGGCTCAGGAGGCCCCTGCTCGTCCTCAAGGACGGCAGGACCGTCCTCACCAGGAAGCACATCGAGGGCATCCGCGACGGGAAGATCTCCTGGGACGACCTGTTCCGCGACGGCATCCTCGAGTGGCTCGACGCCGAGGAGGAAGAGGACTCCCTCGTCCTCGTCTCGCCGTACGACCTGCCCGCCAGGTGCCCCGAGTGCGGCCATGCCCTCTCGGAGACCGATGTCGACTGGATGAACGTCGGCAAGGCCGACAGGGAGTGCGAGCTCACCTGCCGCTGGTGCCACAAGACCTTCAGGGTCCCCAGCAACATCATCGGCCCCGACGGCAAGTGCGACTACACCCACATGGAGGTCGACCCGATGATCATCATCGGAGTCGCCGCAGGGATCGTCCCCTACCCCGAGCACAACTCCGCGCCCCGTATCACCATGGGCGCCGCCATGGCCAAGCAGGCCCTGGGAGTGGCCACCTCCAACTACAGGATCAGGCCCGACACCCGCGGCCACCTGATGCACTACCCGCAGGTCCCCATGGTGCAGACCCAGGCGATGGACTACATCGGATACAAGTACAGGCCGGCAGGGCAGAACTTCTGCATCGCCGTCCTCTCCTACCACGGCTACAACATCGAGGATGCCATCGTCATGAACAAGTCCTCGGTGCAGCGCGGCCTCGGCAGGACCACCTTCATGAGGTCCTACCGCGCCGAGGAGCGCAGGTACCCCGGAGGGCAGGAGGACCACTTCGAGATCCCCTCGCCCGACATCGAGGGAGTCCGCGCCGACGAGGCCTATCAGAACCTCGGCGAGGACGGGCTCATCTCCCCCGAGTGCTTCGTCTCCGGCAGCGATGTCCTGATCGGCAAGACCTCGCCCCCGAAGTTCCTCGAGGAGGAGACCGACTTCATGTCGACCAAGAAGAGGCGCGAGACCTCGGTGACCGTCAGGCCCGGGGAGCAGGGATACGTCGACTCCGTCATCCTCACCGAGAGCGAGAACGGATCGAGGCTCGTCCGCGTCAAGGTCAGGGACCAGAGGATCCCCGAGCTCGGCGACAAGTTCTGCTCCAGGTTCGGGCAGAAGGGAGTCGTCGGCAGGCTCGTCGACCAGTGCGACATGCCGTTCACCACCGACGGAATCACCCCCGACCTGGTCGTCAACCCCCACGGTATCCCGTCCCGTATGACCGTCGGGCACGTGCTCGAGATGATCGCAGGCAAGGTCGGCTCCATGGAGGGCCGCACCATCGACGGTACCGCGTTCTCCGGCGAGAACGAGGAGTCCATCCGCGACGGCCTCGTCAGGAACGGCTTCAACAGGAGCGGAAAAGAGATCATGTACGACGGCAGGACCGGGCGCATGATCCAGACCGAGGTCTACACCGGCGTCATCTTCTACGAGAAGCTGCACCACATGGTCAGCGGCAAGCTCCACGTCAGGTCCAGAGGGCCCGTGCAGATACTCACCAGGCAGCCTACCGAGGGACGTTCCAGGCAGGGAGGCCTCAGGTTCGGAGAGATGGAGCGCGACTGCCTCATCGGCCACGGCGCCGCCATGGTCATCAAGGACCGCCTGCTCGACGAGTCCGACGGTACCCAGCAGTACGTCTGCGGCAACCCCAAGTGCGGCCACATCGCCGTGATGAACAGGTTCGGCCAGCTCCGCTGCCCGGTCTGCGGAAACACCACAAGCATCTACCTCGTGCAGACATCCTACGCGTTCAAGCTCCTCATGGACGAGCTGCTGTCGCTGGGTGTGGCCATGAGGCTTCAGCTGGAGGATCTCTCATGA